One Paenarthrobacter aurescens TC1 DNA window includes the following coding sequences:
- the folB gene encoding dihydroneopterin aldolase (identified by match to protein family HMM PF02152; match to protein family HMM TIGR00525; match to protein family HMM TIGR00526): MDRITLTGVTAVGYHGVFDFERRDGQPFVVDAVLYTDFTKAAETDDLQYTAHYGEVAELITKHIEGEPLNLIEGLAVRIAEGILENYQVAAVDVTVHKPKAPIEVPFGDVTVSVHRERS, from the coding sequence GTGGACAGGATCACGCTGACCGGCGTCACCGCCGTCGGTTATCACGGAGTGTTCGATTTCGAGCGCCGTGACGGCCAGCCTTTCGTTGTGGACGCCGTGTTGTACACGGACTTCACCAAAGCGGCTGAGACGGACGATCTCCAGTACACGGCCCACTACGGCGAGGTGGCTGAACTGATCACCAAGCACATCGAGGGCGAGCCTTTGAACCTCATAGAGGGCTTGGCTGTCAGGATTGCCGAGGGCATCCTCGAGAACTACCAGGTTGCCGCCGTCGATGTCACCGTCCACAAGCCCAAGGCCCCCATTGAGGTGCCTTTTGGCGACGTCACGGTCAGCGTCCACCGGGAGAGATCATGA